CCTAGTGACTTCCTTCCAGCCCAGTGGTTTTAAGGCAGGCTCACATTGTAGCTAAGCACTGCCTTCCAGAGAAGCAGGCCCTGGCCTCAGCGTCACTCAATAGAACTGCCCTCCATCTCTGCAGTGTCTGTACCCCAGTTTAACATGCAGTATACGGGAGGCCATCACAGGTACAGCTCACAGAGCAGGCCTGAGTACACCTACTCCAATCAGGGAGTTGGCGTGAGCAGGAATATGCACTTCAGGTCAGCCCCGTCAGCGGGAGACAAAAGTGCTTGGTGTCTGTAGAGGGCATCCCTGCTGCAGTGGGGTCGGCTTAGCTGCAGAAGATGGGTTTTTAAATCTCTCAGCACATGTAGCAGCAGGTCATGTTATGGCGTTGTCATGCACAGTTGTCTCTTCAGTTGTTCTCTGCTCCTGTTTTTATTACCTATGTATGTTCCATTGTTCTCTCAATTTCCAACCTCCTTAAAAGGGGCTGTCTTGGCCCAGTTTAGTgaccatacctttaatcccagcactcagaagacagagggaggtggatgtcttgagttctaggacagccaggtctacacaatgagttccagcatagctagagctacatagtgagaccctgaccaaaaaacaaaacaaaacaaaacaaaacaaaaaaaaccctcctctTGCCTCCTAATGATCTCCATAATCTCCTTCCTGACTTCATGACTCATGaacctggagagctggctcagtggttaagcttTCTCAagtacctgggttcagttcccagcacccacatggtggctcataatcatctgtaatccagttccaggggatctgacgccctcttctggcttcctcaagaTGCATAGTGGAAGTAGAGAACCTACTCCTGCAAGTTGTGCTCTGCTGTGACCCCTACCTCTCcctaaatataaaaaatacatcTAAGTTCTCTATATAAACATGTGGTATTTATCCTTCCAAatcttttttcattaaatttatttatttatcttacatCCCGACCACAGtacaatttcctctccctcctctcttcccacctccacccacaatccaccccttctctgtttctgtcagaaaggggcaggcctcttATGGGTAtccacaaagcatggcatatcaatttGCAGTAAAACTACGTTCCTCCccttatattaaggctgggcaaggcaacccagtacaAGGAATAGGGTCTCAAAAGCCATTATTTTGTTTACTATACTGATTTCTATTGATTCTGCAGAAGTCATGGTTTCATTATGACTTATGGGTACATCGTGCATTTCGGATCACCCCCgatctgcttctccctcccaagtgaTTGTATGACTGGCAGTACCACACCTGGCATCACATCTTACCAACTCATGTTGATAGTCACTCAttcagagtctgtgtgtgtgtgtgtgtgtgtgtgtgtgtgtgtgtgtgtgtgtgtgtgtgctcgagagAGCACAAGTGTCCACACCACATCATGCATGCTATGATGGTTGTGTGTAGGCCAACAAttttctggagttggttctctcctatcaTGTAGCACTCTGGGATTGAACTCTTATTATCGAGCTTGGCAGCTAGTGcctttatgcactgagccatcttactggcccagaTGTGTTCTTTAGTTAAGGAAGCTGTCTTCTTTGAGAGCTCTCTGAAAACTTAGGTGGCTAAAGCGGTGTTGGTGTGTTGCTGGTCCCTTTGTTCTCTTTTATTAACCTCCAGGTTTGCTTTTGTGGCAGTGCTTTGCTGGTTGTGTGACCATGGCTCTGTGGTGATGGACCTGGCTTTGCTTCTCATCAGGatctgtttttttggtttttggttttgccatgtgaattttaggattatttttcTGAGTTCTTTGAGGGAtgttgtttggattttgatgggggttgtaTTGCTGTGTGGATTGCTTCATACCATTTGTCACTTTCACACTGCACTGGCTCTGAGCTTGAAGGCCCTGTtctatttgtctgtttatttaatttggttttgtaagacagggttctctgtgtgattgccttggctgtcctggtacttacattgtagactaggctggcatcaaactcatagagatcagtttgcctctttctcccaagtgctgggactaaaggcatgcaccaccatggctggctttcACTGTGTTCTTGACCTTAGTTTGTCAGACTTGGAGGAAATTTTTGTGTTTATCTTGATGAGGGAGATTGGACTGTGTGTTCTTCCCATGTTGTGTCCTTGTCTGCTTTAGGTCAGGGAAACACAGGCCGGCGTTGTGCAGTGAGAGGCGGTGTTCCTCTGATGACGTGGATATTGAGTTTATTAGTAAATAACTTACCTGGAAAACAATAAGTAACTGCCACTGCATTCCTGCTCTGAGGAGACAGACCTTGCTCCCCAATGTTCTCTATGACCTGAAGGGGCTTCTGgcccctctcctcttttcttaaATGGTCAAGTCCACATCTGTGACTACCCCAGGGAAGAGTTGAGCCGCACACATTGCCTCATGTCTAAGAGTTGTGGTGGTGTTTAAAATGATTGCCAGCTGGAAGACTAAGCTATTTCATGTAGATCACAAAAGGAAGGATGGGATAAACCAGGCCGCACACTGCCTGAACCCAAGGTTAGCCACAGATCTCCTATGGAGCAGCGCCAGGCAGGCCTGCTcaccatccatccacctattcaTTCAAGCCTCACCCAGCATGTTCCGATTAAATACTGTGCCTGTGCTGCATGGAGCAAGCTCACCCTTCCCACTAGCAGGCAGCCTTGTTAGCTGGACTTTCCTACAGGTCACTGACACATGTACCATGCCAATAAAGTGGCAAGTCTGTGACTCAGCAGATGAGGAATCTGGGGACCCCTGGCTACTTGGAAATAGTCAGGAGACAGTAATATATGCAAGGCAGAGAGCGAGCTCTGCTAGGATAGGCTGGCTTGGGGTGATGCTGAGGAAACTGGTGGACATGATGAGGACTGACTGAAATCTCCCTAAAGCCACCATACCAGACTAAGTGTTCATGAGGCGCTGAGACAGGGGCTGGGTGGGGTGCTGGGGTCTGTATCACATAACCTTCCAGCCACCTTTTAGTTCTTTGCTGCTCAGTTCTGACCACTAACACGTACTTGGGGCCACACAGGACACACAGAGCAGTAAATGCTACATAGGAAATTGATGGAGGTGGCAGAGGGGATGGTTGTCCATCAGCTTCAAATACTAGTCCATGGCCACCTGTTGGACCTCCTGGCCACGGTGCCACTCCATCTTAAACCCTTCGGATGCCCTATGCCCAGCAAAATGGACAGCCAGTACTGACACTTTGACCTTAAGTCTTCCATTGTCACACTTCCGTCTTCCACTGTGTCCCCTTACCTTCATGTTTTATTTGTATCGGTAACAAGTAGGCTTTTGTTTTGGGTAATGATAAAGACTTTTATTTTGAACAATAACAGgtagcttttatttttcaataacagTGTTTAAGAATAAAGCATTTCACATGCAAGTAAATCTGCAAGCCAAAGATACATTCAGCAATTCATTTTCACCACAGTTTTAAATGAGTTCATTTTATAGCTAAGTAAACGTTAAAATTCTACAATGTATTGCCAAGGCTTTTTGcctgaaaaaagcaaaaaggacTGAGAGAGCTGTCTGTATTttgtcacacaggcacacacggcCCAAACCCAGGGCCATACGCCACATCACAACTCTGCAGAACAATCCAGCCTCAGCTGTGCACAAATGCAAAGAACCCATTCCCCAAataactcccagcacccacctaagACACCAGCCCTACCACTGTGAGATGGGTGACTGTGTGGAAGGTGCCGATTACAAATGCACCTGTTGTCATGAAATCCACACTAGAGCAGGGTTGAGCACCAAAGTCTACACCACAACAGAGAACTTGTCATGGAAGGTATAGAGTCTAAAGAACAAAGCTTCCCTAATGCTGTGAAGCTTTCCATTAGGATAGCCCTTTGGGCTGCTGTGAGGGGACCAAGCCTGAGAAAAAGGCCAGAACCCCTCTGCTCCTCTGAGAAGCTCAGCCCCCCCTCCCCGTCCCCTTGATACTTCTGCTCTCTTTGCATTACCCTGATAGCATCTTCAATTCTTGTGTGCTACCCCCAACTTCAGCTCCAGTCTGCTTCCTGGGACATGGCAGTCATTTCTTAGGATTGGTTCTTGGCTGGCATCCAGTAGACGGCCCCCGGGTTGGGTGAGGAGCAGTCTGTGATTTGGGGGGTCGGCATTCCTGCTGCTGCAGGCGCTGCCTCCCCCGGGCCAGGGCCTCCAGGTACCACTGCTGCTCCTTCCACTGTTGCTTTTTCTGCTCCAGCTTCTTCTTTCTGGCTTCCAGCTCACAGAATTCCTGATCCAGCTGCTGGAGCTGTGTTTGCAGACGCTTATTCTCAGCATTGATATCCTGGTATAAGTCCTTGTGAGCCTTTTTGGCCTTAACCTCCAAGGCCTTGGCCTTCTTCTTCAGCTCCATGGTGATGTCCTCTCCTGACTCCAGTAGGTTCAGCTCCTCCACTTGCTTCTCCAGGGCGGCCCTTTCCTTCAGGAATTGGAAGTGTGCCTCCTGGTCCTCTAAGGAGATGTCAACTACAATGCTGGCTTTCTCCAGCTCTAAGGCCTTGATCTTTTGGTCCTGGCTCCTCTTTACCTGTGCTACAGGACTCAGGGCATTCAACTTCCTCCTGAAATGGCtctccagcttcctgctctgcAACAGCTGCTTCTGGAGGTCATCTGTGTGGGAGGCGAAGGCAGAGACCAGCTCTTGCCTCCTGTCCTCAATCTCCTGACGCTGCTGCCTGTAATATTTCCACAGGGAGTCATATTTCTTCTGGCTGTCATTCTGCTTGAGCTTCAGAAACTCCAGGAAGAGCTTGTTGTCTGTTTCCTCCAATGCCATTTCCTTCTTCAGTTCCTTGATGTTCATCATCAGTTCTGACCGTCGGCTCTTAACCGCTTCCATCTCCAGCTCTAGCTCACTCATGGTGGCCAGAATCTTCCTCCTCACCCTCTTCTCCCGCCGGGTCAGCAACTCTGGCTTTAGATACCTTTTGAGAATAGCCGCAGGAGTAGACGATGTAGGCTGGGGTTGGGGGTCCACAGCAAACTCTGTTTTGGAATCTAGGAGCTCACTGGGACAGCTCTCCAGGTTTGTGTTGCTGATGCTGACCCCTGAGGAGCAGGCACTGGCCTCATGGACCTGCATGTCAGAGGGCCTTAGGCCAATTAGCGTAAGtacctcctccttttccttctggtCCAGGAGAACCAGTTCTGGCCACCTCACCCGAAATTCGCATATGGCCTTCCTCCTGGCCAGGCAAGGCCTGCAGTGGAGGCCTTGGTATGTAAAAGCAGGCTCCTCCCTTTCAGGAAGTGATGGTGGTCCAGCAGCCCTGCCTCCTTGACTGTCGTAGACAAGGGTGGGTCTTCTGTTCCTGGTGTCCCAGGTGGTATGGTCCTGGCCTTGGGACTCCATATCCCCTCCCCTCCTGGCTGTAGGGCTTTACCCGAGGCTCAGAAACTCAGCACTTTCTCCTGGCTACAGTAGTTCCTTCTGTTCATCCTCCCTGCCCTTCAGTCACGGGTAACCACCTCCCCCAAGCCTCCTAGGGTTGGCCTAGGTAGAGCAGAACGTGGACTGTTGGCCTAGTCATTAACCCTTAGGCGACGGATTTGCCTGGTGGGCGGGGCTTGGGAGGGGCGGAGCTTATGGGGGTGAAGCCGGAGCTGGATAGACCCTGGGCTTGGAGCTCTAAGTAAGGCCGGAAGAAAAGTTGCAGCGACTTGGCGCCTGTGGCGAGCAACACCAGGGCTTTCTCAGCATGGCACAGCAGTTGTGTCGCTATGGGGAGCCAGTAGAGACCCCTTGCACCTGTGACCTACGCTGTACGGGCTGGACAGGAGccctgggagggagggaaggcgcCAAGGGCCAAGAGGCTCCAGGCTCCTGGCTCCCTTCGCAGTGCTGTTTGGGTGCAGTCTGAGTCTGTTCCACCGGCTTCGGACTCCCTCCATGATTGCTGGGTTCCCAGTGGCACGAGCGTCCTCGCGATGCCATGGCTGGTGTTGAAGCACAGTATCCCCGGAAGGGAAAGCCGCCCCAGAATTGTGCCCTGTGCAGCCACCTGGTTACAGTGAAAGTAAAACTGAGAA
This genomic stretch from Cricetulus griseus strain 17A/GY chromosome 4, alternate assembly CriGri-PICRH-1.0, whole genome shotgun sequence harbors:
- the LOC103164118 gene encoding LOW QUALITY PROTEIN: coiled-coil domain-containing protein 121 (The sequence of the model RefSeq protein was modified relative to this genomic sequence to represent the inferred CDS: substituted 1 base at 1 genomic stop codon), producing MESQGQDHTTWDTRNRRPTLVYDSQGGRAAGPPSLPEREEPAFTYQGLHCRPCLARRKAICEFRVRWPELVLLDQKEKEEVLTLIGLRPSDMQVHEASACSSGVSISNTNLESCPSELLDSKTEFAVDPQPQPTSSTPAAILKRYLKPELLTRREKRVRRKILATMSELELEMEAVKSRRSELMMNIKELKKEMALEETDNKLFLEFLKLKQNDSQKKYDSLWKYYRQQRQEIEDRRQELVSAFASHTDDLQKQLLQSRKLESHFRRKLNALSPVAQVKRSQDQKIKALELEKASIVVDISLEDQEAHFQFLKERAALEKQVEELNLLESGEDITMELKKKAKALEVKAKKAHKDLYQDINAENKRLQTQLQQLDQEFCELEARKKKLEQKKQQWKEQQWYLEALARGRQRLQQQECRPPKSQTAPHPTRGPSTGCQPRTNPKKXLPCPRKQTGAEVGGSTQELKMLSG